From the genome of Desulfovibrio psychrotolerans, one region includes:
- a CDS encoding Trm112 family protein, which produces MPMNSDLLEILACPKCRGAIAPVVAPERDHEVEGLACAVCGVVYPVREGIPVMLVEEGVPADGWARGVRSVKE; this is translated from the coding sequence GTGCCCATGAATTCGGATTTGCTGGAAATTTTGGCCTGCCCCAAGTGCCGGGGCGCCATTGCCCCCGTGGTTGCCCCTGAGCGGGACCACGAGGTGGAAGGGCTTGCCTGCGCCGTCTGCGGGGTGGTGTATCCCGTGCGGGAAGGTATTCCCGTGATGCTGGTAGAAGAAGGCGTGCCCGCGGACGGCTGGGCGCGGGGCGTGCGGAGCGTGAAGGAGTAG
- the yfcE gene encoding phosphodiesterase encodes MKILFISDIHGALPRARTVFASAGADTADAVVVLGDVLYHGPRNPLPEGYDPRATAAFMNLWKHRIIAVRGNCDSEVDQTLLEFPARSDFSWLFVDGHRLFLTHGHLWHEDNMPPLNGGDVLVYGHTHVPQARERGGVGIWNPGSCSLPKEGNEPSYGLYEDGVFRVLTLDGEVVLERGLPKAGTA; translated from the coding sequence ATGAAAATTCTTTTTATTTCAGATATACACGGGGCCTTGCCTCGTGCAAGGACCGTTTTTGCCTCTGCCGGGGCGGACACGGCGGATGCCGTGGTTGTGCTGGGCGACGTGCTGTATCACGGCCCGCGTAACCCCCTGCCGGAAGGCTATGATCCCAGAGCCACGGCGGCGTTCATGAATCTGTGGAAGCACAGGATTATCGCCGTGCGCGGCAACTGCGACAGCGAGGTGGACCAGACCCTGCTGGAGTTTCCTGCACGGAGCGATTTTTCGTGGCTGTTCGTGGACGGGCACAGGCTGTTTTTGACCCACGGGCACCTGTGGCACGAAGACAACATGCCGCCCCTGAATGGCGGTGACGTGCTGGTGTACGGGCATACCCACGTGCCGCAGGCGCGTGAGCGCGGCGGGGTGGGGATATGGAATCCCGGCTCGTGCTCGCTGCCCAAGGAGGGCAACGAACCCTCGTACGGGCTGTATGAGGACGGGGTGTTTCGCGTGCTGACGCTGGATGGCGAAGTGGTGCTGGAGCGCGGCCTGCCAAAAGCGGGAACCGCCTGA
- a CDS encoding Hsp20/alpha crystallin family protein, which produces MHQNQTPERCGKAPRIRPAADFVEREDGFYLYLDMPGVSREALSVHVEDDELSIQGRSNHGLCNGERVHAMEFGDVEYHAQFALTDNMDTRHIGAQLANGVLSIYIPRREAQEPRRIRIEVI; this is translated from the coding sequence ATGCATCAGAACCAGACACCGGAGCGCTGCGGAAAAGCGCCCAGAATACGTCCCGCAGCGGATTTTGTGGAGCGCGAGGACGGCTTCTACCTTTATCTGGACATGCCCGGCGTTTCGCGGGAAGCCCTTTCCGTGCACGTGGAGGATGACGAGCTTTCCATTCAGGGGCGGTCCAATCATGGGCTGTGCAACGGAGAGCGGGTGCACGCCATGGAGTTTGGCGATGTGGAGTACCATGCGCAGTTCGCGCTGACGGACAACATGGATACGCGTCATATAGGCGCACAGCTTGCCAACGGTGTGCTTAGCATCTACATTCCCCGGCGTGAGGCGCAGGAACCGCGCCGCATCCGCATTGAAGTCATATAG
- a CDS encoding sigma-54-dependent transcriptional regulator, producing MARILIIDGDSAFRDTLGAIVTGLGHHADHAATLAEAMAPSTSRGTDIIFLNARLEDGSGLDALPRLRNTPGKPEIIIVTDAATPDGAERAIRNGAWEYLSKQGTVDRMVLPLLRALEYRGRKPSKREEVRLKRDSIIGNGAGITRCLDIVSEAAASDASALLYGETGVGKEVFARAIHENSQRHSGPFVAVDCASLSRTLAGSTLFGHRKGAFTGADKDRDGLVAQAHRGTLFLDEVGELPLAMQKIFLRVLQEHRFRPVGGRAEITSDFRLICATNRNLEEMVSRGTFRSDLLFRMRTVVMHIPPLRERTEDLPELAEHYTRRLCGKYGMPMKSLSTDLHAALREYLWPGNVRELIHTLERAVLAAQDDPKLFSRHLPDHVRISIARAAASDAEALSLTAPPALHGEPRPSGEIRPSAELRVPVNAHPSASSAPYAEPRPFTESAATATAAMTGSPATTSTTGAPAATRTTWALGVPETSEASRISESSRISEPSRSPEASRTHEASRTHQTYRTAREDAAYGAPGPSGPFGQFESPESPGPSEPSEPSGPSGVSGIVVASGAPRPVSPAAASRPATPHAPHVPHMAPRPDEADSFASPHRPYEASSYTPPRRPDEASSYTVPLRPDDADSFTPPLRPGASCRLGDAMEEETAHGHPHLQHAAISSHTRHVPWGTDTQSGIPDNHAASKSSIPDKNPAALPQPATVPPLHGHSVQPSSSSLPPFFQFRDSVFTAYLTQLMDTAQGDIATACTLSGLSRSHLYDLLKKHGVATIRKRRP from the coding sequence ATGGCACGCATTCTCATCATAGACGGCGACTCCGCCTTCCGCGACACACTGGGAGCCATTGTCACGGGCCTCGGCCATCATGCAGACCACGCCGCCACGCTGGCCGAAGCAATGGCCCCCTCAACCTCACGCGGCACAGACATCATCTTTCTGAACGCCCGCCTTGAGGACGGCAGCGGACTGGACGCCCTGCCCCGCCTGCGCAACACCCCCGGCAAGCCGGAAATCATCATCGTCACAGACGCCGCCACCCCGGACGGAGCGGAACGCGCCATCCGCAACGGTGCGTGGGAGTATCTCTCCAAGCAGGGCACCGTGGACCGCATGGTTCTCCCCCTGCTCCGCGCGCTGGAATATCGGGGCCGCAAGCCCAGCAAGCGGGAGGAGGTGCGCCTCAAACGCGACTCCATCATCGGCAACGGCGCGGGCATTACCCGCTGTCTGGATATCGTGTCCGAGGCTGCCGCGTCAGACGCCTCAGCCCTGCTGTACGGAGAAACCGGGGTAGGCAAAGAGGTCTTTGCCCGCGCCATCCACGAAAACAGCCAGCGTCATAGCGGTCCCTTCGTGGCGGTAGACTGCGCCTCGCTCTCGCGTACCCTCGCGGGGTCCACCCTGTTCGGGCATCGTAAGGGCGCGTTCACCGGAGCGGACAAGGACCGCGACGGCCTTGTGGCACAGGCCCACCGGGGAACGCTCTTTCTGGACGAGGTGGGCGAACTGCCGCTGGCCATGCAAAAGATTTTCCTCCGCGTCCTGCAGGAGCACCGTTTCCGCCCCGTGGGGGGCCGCGCGGAAATCACTTCCGATTTCCGCCTCATCTGCGCCACCAACCGCAATCTGGAAGAAATGGTCTCGCGCGGAACCTTCCGCAGCGACCTGCTTTTCCGCATGCGCACCGTGGTCATGCACATCCCCCCCCTGCGGGAACGTACCGAAGACCTCCCGGAACTGGCGGAACACTATACCCGGCGCCTCTGCGGCAAGTACGGCATGCCCATGAAAAGCCTGTCCACAGACCTGCACGCCGCCCTGCGGGAATATCTCTGGCCCGGCAACGTGCGCGAACTCATCCATACGCTGGAACGGGCGGTCCTCGCCGCACAGGATGACCCCAAACTCTTCTCCCGCCACCTGCCGGACCACGTGCGCATCAGCATTGCCCGCGCCGCCGCCAGCGATGCCGAAGCACTTTCGTTGACCGCCCCCCCTGCGCTGCATGGGGAACCTCGGCCGTCTGGAGAAATCAGGCCGTCTGCGGAACTGCGGGTGCCTGTAAATGCCCATCCCTCTGCGTCGTCTGCCCCGTATGCGGAACCTCGCCCCTTTACGGAATCTGCGGCGACTGCAACAGCCGCAATGACGGGGTCACCCGCGACGACATCGACGACGGGTGCACCTGCGGCAACCCGGACAACGTGGGCACTCGGGGTGCCTGAGACGTCAGAAGCATCCCGAATTTCTGAGTCATCCCGAATTTCTGAGCCATCCCGGTCACCTGAAGCGTCCCGGACACATGAGGCATCCCGGACACACCAGACATACCGGACAGCAAGGGAAGATGCGGCATATGGGGCACCCGGACCATCCGGACCATTCGGACAATTCGAATCGCCCGAATCGCCCGGACCATCAGAACCGTCAGAACCGTCCGGACCATCAGGCGTATCAGGAATAGTGGTCGCATCCGGAGCCCCGCGCCCCGTCTCTCCGGCTGCAGCTTCCCGGCCCGCCACGCCCCACGCGCCGCATGTCCCGCATATGGCCCCCCGGCCTGACGAGGCAGACTCCTTTGCCTCGCCCCATCGTCCTTACGAGGCAAGCTCATATACTCCGCCCCGTCGCCCTGACGAGGCAAGCTCCTATACGGTGCCCCTTCGGCCCGATGATGCAGACTCCTTTACCCCGCCCCTCCGTCCCGGTGCCTCCTGCCGTTTGGGCGATGCCATGGAAGAAGAAACGGCACACGGCCACCCGCACCTGCAACACGCGGCCATCTCTTCCCATACCCGGCACGTCCCTTGGGGAACAGACACACAGTCCGGAATCCCGGACAATCACGCTGCCTCAAAATCCTCTATCCCGGACAAAAACCCTGCCGCCCTCCCGCAGCCCGCAACCGTCCCGCCGCTACACGGCCATTCCGTCCAACCTTCGTCCAGTTCTCTTCCACCTTTCTTCCAGTTTCGGGATTCCGTGTTCACGGCCTACCTTACGCAACTCATGGATACCGCTCAGGGCGACATTGCCACTGCCTGCACGCTTTCCGGCCTGTCACGCTCCCATCTGTATGATCTTCTAAAAAAACACGGCGTTGCCACCATACGCAAACGCCGTCCCTGA
- a CDS encoding tRNA dihydrouridine synthase: MTGISADVDGESRSGGGASGAAASLAARLREPLTIRGRQLESRLCLAPMAGLGHAAFREVAGRFGGWGLQFTGMCSARAVPTEKPSVSPVFSWRQEELGTLVCQIFGADPDDMALAAERIQAEGFWGVDLNMGCSVAPIVYKGCGADLLRDPERACRMVEKVRAAVDIPVTVKLRTGWQPDPAPAVAFARMLEQAGADALTFHPRVAPDRRSRPPLMDHIRLVKEAVTVPVFGNGNVFTVDDCRKMLDETGCDGVALGRMGIARPWVFAEWTRGFVPTPETYRETLFDFFEALERWNIPTRAIKLYKKFALYYAANFTYGNRLFGRLIAGETMERMRENAEREFAVVPDISPRPNMLMFTM; this comes from the coding sequence ATGACAGGAATTTCTGCGGATGTTGACGGCGAAAGCCGTTCCGGCGGCGGCGCAAGTGGTGCCGCCGCTTCTCTTGCGGCGCGGTTGCGAGAACCCCTGACCATACGGGGGCGGCAACTGGAAAGCCGCCTGTGCCTTGCGCCCATGGCGGGGCTGGGACACGCGGCCTTCCGCGAGGTGGCCGGCCGGTTCGGGGGCTGGGGGTTGCAGTTTACGGGCATGTGCAGCGCCCGTGCCGTGCCTACGGAAAAGCCGTCTGTTTCTCCCGTGTTCAGCTGGCGGCAGGAGGAGCTTGGCACGCTGGTTTGTCAGATTTTCGGGGCGGACCCTGACGATATGGCGCTGGCGGCCGAGCGGATTCAGGCGGAAGGGTTCTGGGGAGTGGACCTGAATATGGGGTGCTCTGTGGCTCCCATTGTCTACAAGGGCTGCGGGGCTGACCTGCTGCGCGACCCGGAGCGGGCCTGCCGCATGGTGGAGAAGGTGCGCGCCGCAGTGGATATTCCCGTGACCGTGAAGCTGCGTACCGGCTGGCAGCCTGACCCGGCACCCGCCGTGGCTTTTGCCCGGATGCTGGAGCAGGCGGGGGCGGACGCGCTGACCTTTCACCCGCGCGTAGCCCCGGACAGGCGCAGCAGGCCGCCGCTGATGGACCACATACGTCTGGTGAAGGAGGCCGTGACCGTGCCTGTTTTTGGCAACGGCAACGTGTTTACCGTGGACGATTGCCGGAAGATGCTGGACGAAACCGGCTGCGACGGTGTGGCGCTGGGGCGCATGGGTATTGCCCGCCCGTGGGTCTTCGCGGAGTGGACGCGCGGGTTTGTTCCCACACCGGAGACATATCGCGAAACCTTGTTCGATTTTTTTGAGGCGCTGGAACGGTGGAATATACCCACCCGCGCCATTAAGCTGTATAAGAAGTTCGCTCTGTATTACGCGGCGAACTTTACGTATGGCAACCGCCTGTTCGGCAGGCTGATAGCCGGTGAGACCATGGAGCGCATGCGGGAAAACGCCGAGCGCGAATTTGCCGTGGTGCCGGACATCTCTCCCCGTCCCAACATGCTCATGTTTACCATGTAG
- a CDS encoding peptidase U32 family protein, with protein sequence MPHTPPPHSAPAHPQLPELLCPAGDMDRLDAALAYGADACYLGGTSLSLRAGTGGFNAAALSEACTKAHARNASIYFTLNILPHQTHLPDVAATLDMLAHSAVDGIIIADPGVLRMARRIAPHKPVHLSTQANTANSEAVGFWHDLGISRVNLARELNAPTMRQLVRAFPDMEFEVFVHGAMCLALSGRCLLSAWLNGRPANLGECTHPCRFEYRGVSAANSGYSGGSGGSGGCSSHGGHGNSGYSGAFPTGNTVENAQGILHSSCMATTGIPTATAIPPLAVEEKTRSGAAMWEITREEPYSAFWAPEDLCLVKYLPWFVRTGIASLKIEGRMKTPGYVAHVADTYRTALNDVAAGRFRPHLYLHELQNTASRNLGTGFFLPGGRRRSLPPLPAGERRPIVAQVRERLADDAWRIAVRSPWDDDRPVQLMLPGLRRPEISPGTYAFENHRGEACHRLNPGTEALLRCTDPAMSELEPGLFIR encoded by the coding sequence ATGCCCCATACGCCCCCGCCCCATTCCGCCCCCGCGCATCCGCAACTGCCGGAACTGCTCTGCCCCGCCGGAGACATGGACAGGCTGGACGCCGCCCTCGCCTACGGGGCAGACGCCTGCTACCTTGGCGGCACATCGCTCAGCCTGCGCGCGGGCACCGGAGGCTTCAACGCCGCCGCCCTGTCCGAGGCATGCACCAAGGCCCACGCCCGCAACGCGTCCATTTATTTCACGCTGAACATCCTGCCCCATCAGACCCACCTGCCGGATGTAGCCGCCACGCTGGACATGCTGGCGCACTCCGCCGTAGACGGCATCATCATCGCAGACCCCGGTGTCCTGCGCATGGCCCGGCGCATAGCCCCGCACAAACCCGTACACCTAAGCACGCAGGCGAACACCGCCAACAGCGAGGCCGTGGGCTTCTGGCACGATCTGGGCATCTCCCGCGTCAACCTTGCCCGCGAACTGAACGCCCCCACCATGCGCCAACTGGTACGGGCCTTTCCCGATATGGAATTCGAAGTCTTCGTACACGGAGCCATGTGCCTTGCCCTGTCGGGCCGATGCCTGCTTTCCGCGTGGCTGAACGGACGCCCCGCCAATCTGGGTGAATGCACCCATCCCTGCCGGTTCGAATACCGCGGGGTTTCCGCTGCCAATTCAGGCTATTCGGGCGGCTCAGGCGGCTCAGGCGGTTGCAGCAGTCATGGCGGGCACGGCAATTCCGGGTACTCCGGGGCTTTCCCTACCGGAAACACCGTGGAGAACGCACAGGGCATACTTCATAGCTCCTGCATGGCAACAACGGGCATCCCCACAGCAACAGCCATCCCCCCACTGGCCGTGGAAGAAAAAACCCGCAGCGGGGCCGCCATGTGGGAAATAACCCGCGAGGAGCCGTACAGCGCGTTCTGGGCACCGGAAGATCTCTGCCTCGTCAAATATCTGCCGTGGTTCGTGCGCACGGGCATAGCCTCCCTGAAAATCGAAGGGCGCATGAAAACCCCCGGATACGTGGCCCACGTGGCAGATACCTACCGCACCGCGCTTAATGATGTCGCTGCGGGCAGGTTCCGCCCGCACCTCTACCTGCACGAATTGCAGAACACGGCCTCGCGCAATCTGGGCACAGGCTTTTTCCTGCCCGGCGGCAGACGCCGCTCCCTGCCCCCCCTGCCCGCCGGGGAACGCCGCCCCATTGTGGCGCAGGTGCGGGAACGGCTGGCGGACGATGCATGGCGCATAGCAGTGCGCTCACCGTGGGATGACGACCGCCCCGTGCAGCTCATGCTCCCCGGCCTGCGCAGGCCGGAAATATCCCCCGGAACATACGCCTTCGAAAACCACCGGGGCGAGGCCTGCCATCGCCTGAACCCCGGCACCGAGGCCCTGCTCCGCTGCACCGACCCCGCCATGTCCGAGCTGGAACCGGGGCTGTTCATCCGTTAG
- a CDS encoding Hsp20/alpha crystallin family protein — MDFGSFYDFPHLLDRMMGEVSQPYAAGGRQVAFPPLYIGESDGTVVVRALIPGARLEDVELTLTDKMLVLKGELKPVQGKYYRQERPTGPFQRVVRVNVPVSAEDVRATMKDGVLEVVLPKTSAVRPQAIRIESR; from the coding sequence ATGGACTTCGGTTCTTTTTATGATTTTCCGCATCTGCTGGACCGCATGATGGGCGAGGTGAGCCAGCCCTATGCGGCGGGCGGCAGGCAGGTGGCCTTTCCGCCCCTGTATATCGGAGAAAGCGACGGGACCGTGGTGGTGCGTGCGCTTATTCCCGGCGCGCGCCTTGAGGACGTGGAGCTGACCCTTACGGACAAGATGCTTGTGCTGAAGGGGGAGCTTAAGCCCGTGCAGGGGAAGTACTACCGGCAGGAGCGGCCTACGGGGCCGTTTCAGCGCGTGGTGCGGGTGAATGTGCCCGTGAGCGCGGAGGATGTGCGCGCCACCATGAAGGACGGCGTGCTGGAGGTGGTTTTGCCCAAAACCTCTGCGGTGCGCCCGCAGGCTATTCGCATTGAGTCGCGCTAG
- a CDS encoding ATP-binding protein produces the protein MKDQHNSEETPPRLSPREDHDVRSFFDNAAEGMFRKSRTGTFLLVNPALARIFGYASPGDMLRRFPEERASILLDAPRFLSMLETLRAHGSVRDFEMQFRRRDGRLVWALINARAVYTTKGSIRYYEGSLVDITQRKEAEFQRLFIEEQTRQSQRLEAVSILAGGMAADFGTLLAPLVRNAEEALYRVPENHPAHGNLNAVLAAANRATSLMHQFLAISRQREGEKQPIPISPVITETLDDLRPALPQGVRLHEDLAVQPDTVLADAAHIRQVLEILMSNAVRAVDNNGDITVSLRNVELDERTAAFRADLSPGHYVRMTVQDTGCGMNEQTAARIFDPFFTTVEGAQGLGLSVAHGIARAHDGGITVLSEQGLGSTFCLYLPCHAREVDQSQPLGPAPRLGSERILVVDPDPGELRKWRGLLAPLGYRMDTISGSVEALRVFMESAATIDLVVTAFSLPQMNGLELARTLLGIRPEVQVALCRDPADPVTPDLARESGVCCVARKPMDTQSRLRLLETALDARQE, from the coding sequence ATGAAAGACCAGCACAACAGCGAGGAAACCCCGCCACGCCTCTCCCCGCGTGAGGATCATGACGTCCGCAGCTTTTTTGACAACGCTGCAGAGGGCATGTTCCGCAAATCGCGCACGGGCACCTTTCTGCTGGTCAATCCCGCTCTGGCCCGCATTTTCGGGTACGCCTCTCCCGGCGACATGCTCCGCCGCTTCCCGGAAGAACGCGCAAGCATCCTGCTGGATGCTCCCCGCTTTCTCTCCATGCTGGAAACCTTGCGGGCGCACGGCAGCGTGCGCGACTTTGAAATGCAGTTCCGCCGCCGCGACGGCAGACTGGTCTGGGCACTCATAAACGCCCGCGCGGTGTACACCACAAAAGGCTCCATCCGCTATTACGAAGGCTCGCTGGTAGACATAACGCAGCGCAAAGAAGCAGAATTCCAGCGTCTCTTCATTGAGGAGCAGACGCGGCAGTCTCAGCGGCTGGAGGCCGTGAGCATCCTTGCGGGCGGCATGGCGGCAGACTTCGGCACCCTGCTCGCCCCTCTGGTGCGCAACGCAGAAGAAGCCCTGTACCGCGTGCCGGAAAACCACCCCGCGCACGGCAACCTGAACGCCGTGCTCGCCGCCGCCAATCGCGCCACCTCACTCATGCACCAGTTTCTGGCCATCAGCCGCCAGCGCGAGGGAGAAAAGCAGCCCATTCCCATTTCCCCGGTGATAACGGAAACGCTGGACGACCTGCGCCCCGCCCTGCCTCAGGGAGTGCGCCTGCACGAAGACCTTGCGGTCCAGCCCGATACCGTTCTGGCAGACGCCGCCCACATCCGGCAGGTGCTGGAAATCCTCATGAGCAACGCCGTACGGGCCGTGGACAACAACGGCGACATAACCGTAAGCCTGCGCAACGTGGAACTGGACGAACGCACGGCCGCCTTCCGCGCGGATCTCAGTCCGGGCCATTATGTGCGTATGACCGTGCAGGACACCGGCTGCGGCATGAATGAGCAGACCGCCGCCCGCATCTTCGACCCCTTTTTCACCACGGTGGAAGGGGCACAGGGACTGGGCCTTTCCGTTGCACACGGCATCGCCCGCGCCCATGACGGCGGCATCACCGTGCTTTCCGAGCAGGGACTCGGCTCCACCTTCTGCCTGTATCTGCCCTGCCACGCGCGCGAGGTGGACCAGAGCCAGCCCCTCGGCCCCGCGCCCCGGCTGGGCAGCGAACGGATTCTGGTGGTGGACCCGGACCCCGGCGAACTGCGCAAGTGGCGCGGCCTTCTGGCACCGCTGGGCTACCGTATGGATACCATTTCCGGCAGTGTAGAGGCCCTGCGGGTGTTCATGGAATCCGCCGCCACCATAGACCTTGTGGTCACGGCCTTCTCCCTGCCGCAGATGAACGGCCTTGAACTTGCCCGCACCCTGCTGGGCATCCGCCCCGAGGTGCAGGTCGCCCTGTGCCGCGACCCGGCAGACCCGGTCACGCCGGACCTCGCCCGTGAATCAGGCGTCTGCTGCGTGGCCCGCAAGCCCATGGACACGCAGTCCCGGCTGCGCCTTCTGGAAACCGCGCTGGATGCAAGGCAGGAATAA
- a CDS encoding PHP domain-containing protein codes for MTRTYTDLHTHSTASDGSDSPEELITLAARSGVTTLALTDHDTTDGVEEAMEAGRRHGVRVIPGCELSVRTELGELHILGLWVTPQAPVLRRAMTELRNHRDARNTHIVDKLQELGMRITYPEVLAMAGEGSVGRPHIAQVLMRKGYVRSMMEAFDRFLGERGLAHVPKKVLSPAEGISLLKEEGATVSLAHMFLHGYPDPWLEEMVAQLAALGLDAIEAYHSEHDGRATRKAVDLAVRHGLALTGGSDYHGAVKPNIMLGRGKGGLYVPDFVLENLHALRSAQGLPV; via the coding sequence ATGACACGCACCTACACCGACCTGCACACCCACTCCACCGCCTCCGACGGCAGCGACTCCCCCGAAGAACTCATCACCCTTGCCGCACGGTCAGGCGTAACCACCCTCGCCCTCACCGACCACGACACCACCGACGGCGTGGAAGAGGCCATGGAAGCCGGCAGACGGCACGGCGTGCGCGTCATTCCCGGCTGCGAACTCAGCGTCCGCACGGAACTGGGCGAACTGCACATTCTGGGATTGTGGGTCACGCCGCAAGCCCCCGTGCTCAGGCGCGCCATGACCGAACTGCGCAACCACCGCGATGCACGCAACACGCACATCGTGGACAAACTCCAGGAACTGGGCATGCGCATCACCTACCCGGAGGTGCTCGCCATGGCGGGAGAAGGCTCGGTGGGCCGCCCGCATATCGCGCAGGTGCTCATGCGCAAGGGGTACGTGCGTTCCATGATGGAAGCCTTCGACCGGTTTCTGGGCGAACGGGGCCTCGCCCACGTGCCCAAAAAAGTGCTCTCCCCGGCAGAGGGTATATCCCTGCTCAAGGAAGAAGGTGCCACGGTATCGCTTGCCCACATGTTCCTGCACGGCTACCCGGACCCGTGGCTGGAAGAGATGGTGGCCCAACTTGCCGCGCTGGGGCTGGACGCCATAGAAGCATACCATAGCGAGCACGACGGCAGAGCCACCCGCAAGGCTGTGGACCTTGCCGTCCGTCACGGGCTTGCCCTTACCGGCGGTTCGGACTATCACGGCGCGGTCAAGCCCAACATTATGCTCGGCAGGGGAAAGGGCGGGCTGTACGTCCCGGATTTTGTGCTGGAAAACCTGCACGCCCTGCGCAGCGCACAGGGGCTTCCGGTCTGA
- a CDS encoding chemotaxis protein, with protein MSQTNILLESGTNELEIVEFFIDEEDGYRAHYGVNVAKVLEILRKQPVTSMPEMPNPAVMGAFKHRDNTLVALIDLATYLGRHRIQSAEPKVIVTEFNEVVSAFLVSGVNRIHRMSWEEVEAPSEFLQRTTQNAITGVVRLEGRVVFLLDLEMIVADLDSSLAIRMDPNAAVRNCGKVYTIVHADDSGSVRNLVKTLLEACNFKVVQFTNGRDAWEFLERQMVRAQEEGCPVTEYVQGVISDIEMPQMDGHNLCKRIKDSTVLRVLPVALFSSLITEKLEHKGQAVGADAQFAKPDLQRLSDRMLELLEARGL; from the coding sequence ATGTCGCAAACCAATATTCTGCTTGAGTCAGGGACCAACGAACTTGAAATCGTAGAGTTCTTCATTGATGAAGAGGACGGTTATCGGGCGCATTACGGAGTGAATGTCGCAAAAGTGCTGGAAATACTGCGTAAGCAGCCGGTTACTTCCATGCCCGAAATGCCGAACCCGGCGGTGATGGGGGCTTTCAAGCACAGGGATAATACCTTGGTGGCGCTTATAGACCTTGCCACCTATTTGGGGCGGCATCGGATTCAGTCTGCTGAACCCAAGGTTATTGTAACAGAATTCAACGAGGTCGTTTCCGCGTTTCTTGTTTCCGGCGTCAACCGTATCCACCGCATGAGCTGGGAAGAGGTGGAAGCCCCCAGCGAGTTTCTGCAGCGCACCACGCAGAACGCCATAACCGGCGTGGTCCGGCTGGAGGGGCGGGTGGTCTTTTTGCTGGATCTGGAGATGATTGTGGCGGATCTGGATTCCAGCCTTGCCATCCGCATGGACCCGAACGCGGCGGTACGCAATTGCGGTAAGGTGTATACCATTGTGCACGCAGATGATTCCGGCAGTGTGCGCAATCTGGTGAAGACCCTGCTTGAGGCATGTAATTTTAAAGTGGTGCAGTTTACGAACGGGCGCGATGCTTGGGAGTTTCTGGAACGGCAGATGGTCCGTGCGCAAGAGGAAGGATGCCCGGTGACAGAGTATGTTCAAGGGGTCATTTCGGACATAGAGATGCCCCAGATGGACGGGCACAACCTGTGCAAGCGCATTAAGGATAGTACGGTTCTGCGGGTGTTGCCGGTTGCCCTGTTCTCCTCGCTGATCACGGAAAAGCTGGAGCACAAGGGGCAGGCTGTGGGAGCGGACGCCCAGTTTGCCAAGCCGGACTTGCAACGGCTGAGCGACCGTATGCTGGAGTTGCTGGAAGCCAGAGGTCTGTAG
- a CDS encoding superoxide dismutase, with the protein MHALTITGPMNASALTMPGHASAVPATGLQEIAGGLVRVVADVLAPATVSGAAARGEHQVRMQPAVQAESRAGRLAGRQEGRLAVQLMAESLPPYTVTALEPFLSARTVSQHCGSLGSDSIRDVELELEALISNMPVAGQGLEAVVRHVARLDSGRPEVRRVTECLCTLHNHALYWRSMKPGGGGRPKAQLMDAIVASFGSWEAFRDVFLARAANRLWAGWLWLVSDGASVSLMHAMAATSPLLTGRQPLLALDLWELAYHKDYGDDRARYAETFLHSLVDWSHAEHLYSSRR; encoded by the coding sequence ATGCATGCACTCACAATTACAGGGCCGATGAACGCTTCCGCCTTAACGATGCCCGGACACGCTTCAGCCGTTCCGGCAACAGGGCTTCAGGAAATTGCCGGAGGGCTGGTGCGGGTGGTAGCCGATGTTCTGGCACCGGCAACCGTTTCAGGAGCGGCAGCACGGGGAGAGCATCAGGTGCGGATGCAGCCTGCTGTTCAGGCGGAAAGCCGGGCAGGTCGTCTGGCTGGAAGACAGGAAGGACGGCTGGCGGTGCAACTGATGGCAGAATCACTGCCGCCTTACACGGTGACTGCGCTGGAGCCGTTTTTATCCGCACGGACCGTAAGCCAGCACTGCGGCAGCCTTGGCTCGGACAGTATACGGGACGTGGAGCTGGAACTGGAAGCGCTGATCAGCAATATGCCCGTTGCCGGACAGGGGCTGGAGGCCGTGGTCCGCCATGTGGCGCGGCTTGATTCCGGTCGGCCCGAGGTTCGGCGCGTGACCGAATGCCTGTGCACACTCCACAACCACGCGCTGTACTGGCGTAGCATGAAGCCCGGAGGGGGCGGCAGACCCAAAGCACAACTCATGGATGCTATTGTGGCGTCCTTCGGTTCATGGGAAGCCTTTCGGGATGTGTTTCTTGCCCGCGCCGCCAACCGTCTGTGGGCAGGCTGGTTATGGCTTGTCTCCGATGGTGCGAGCGTCTCACTCATGCATGCCATGGCTGCCACCTCTCCCCTGCTGACGGGCAGGCAGCCGCTGCTGGCGTTGGACCTGTGGGAGCTTGCCTACCATAAGGATTACGGGGACGATCGCGCCCGCTATGCGGAAACCTTTCTGCATAGTCTGGTTGACTGGAGCCATGCTGAGCATCTCTACAGTTCACGCCGTTAA